In Actinoplanes derwentensis, the following proteins share a genomic window:
- a CDS encoding ABC transporter transmembrane domain-containing protein, translated as MRRLPVADPGVPESRSATRFLLWLGRRARRTVVVAVLLAIVWMWCQALVPAIVGRAVDAAVAGSGRGLLGWGLLLFGFGMVQALTGISRHRFAVTNWLGAAFRTVQVVLRQANVLGSALPRRMDAGEVVAIGTSDITHIGGAVEITARGIGALLAVITVTGLLLYTSVSLGLVVLLGVPVMMLVVGVLIPPLHHRQRDYRERQGRLTGRAADLVSGLRVLRGVGGEATVAAHYRAESRALGEAGVRTARVESLLESAQALLPGVFLVLVTWMGARFAVTGRITVGQLVAFYAYAAFLVAPLRQLTEAIDKITRGHVSGRRVVAMLGERTDLPVAEVPVPLPVGDLEDPGSGVRVTPGRLTAIAASAPADAARIADRLGRYADGATLGGVPLAAAALSEVRQRILVSDNESRLFSGRLRSDLDPYRRDVLLEALTTADATDIVAALPEGVDTVVTGAGRSFSGGQQQRLRLARALIADPDTLILVEPTNAVDAWTEARIADRLRVARLGRTTVICTSSPLLLSHADQVWYVEHGRVVATGQHTELLETVPGYARLVGREEKA; from the coding sequence ATGCGAAGATTGCCAGTGGCCGATCCCGGCGTGCCCGAGTCCCGTTCCGCGACGCGTTTCCTGCTCTGGCTGGGCCGGCGGGCCCGCCGGACGGTCGTCGTCGCGGTGCTCCTGGCGATCGTCTGGATGTGGTGTCAGGCGCTGGTGCCGGCGATCGTCGGCCGGGCGGTGGACGCCGCCGTCGCGGGAAGCGGCCGCGGGTTGCTCGGCTGGGGTCTGCTGCTGTTCGGATTCGGCATGGTGCAGGCGCTGACCGGTATCTCCCGGCACCGGTTCGCGGTGACCAACTGGCTCGGTGCCGCGTTCCGGACCGTGCAGGTGGTGCTCCGGCAGGCGAACGTTCTGGGTTCGGCCCTGCCCCGCCGGATGGACGCGGGCGAGGTGGTCGCGATCGGCACCTCGGACATCACCCACATCGGCGGGGCCGTCGAGATCACCGCGCGGGGGATCGGCGCCCTGCTGGCGGTGATCACGGTCACCGGCCTGCTGCTGTACACGTCGGTGTCGCTGGGTCTGGTGGTGCTTCTCGGGGTGCCGGTGATGATGCTGGTGGTGGGGGTGCTGATCCCGCCGTTGCATCACCGGCAGCGGGACTACCGGGAGCGGCAGGGGCGGTTGACCGGCCGGGCCGCGGATCTGGTCAGCGGGCTGCGGGTGCTGCGTGGGGTGGGCGGCGAGGCGACCGTGGCGGCCCACTACCGGGCGGAGTCGCGGGCGCTCGGTGAGGCGGGGGTGCGCACCGCGCGGGTGGAGTCGCTGCTGGAGTCGGCGCAGGCACTGCTGCCGGGGGTGTTCCTGGTGCTGGTGACCTGGATGGGTGCCCGGTTCGCGGTCACCGGCCGGATCACGGTGGGCCAGTTGGTGGCCTTCTACGCGTACGCCGCCTTTCTGGTCGCGCCGTTGCGCCAGTTGACCGAGGCGATCGACAAGATCACCCGCGGTCACGTCTCCGGCCGCCGGGTGGTGGCGATGCTGGGCGAGCGCACCGATCTGCCGGTGGCCGAGGTCCCGGTTCCGCTCCCGGTGGGCGATCTGGAGGACCCCGGGTCGGGGGTACGGGTGACGCCCGGCCGTCTCACCGCGATAGCCGCCAGCGCCCCCGCCGACGCGGCCCGGATCGCCGACCGTCTCGGCCGGTACGCCGACGGTGCCACTCTCGGCGGGGTCCCGCTGGCGGCGGCCGCCCTGTCCGAGGTGCGGCAGCGGATCCTGGTGTCGGACAACGAGTCGCGTCTGTTCTCCGGGCGGCTACGGTCGGATCTGGACCCGTACCGCCGCGATGTCCTGCTCGAAGCCCTGACCACGGCCGACGCCACTGACATCGTCGCCGCTCTGCCGGAGGGCGTGGACACCGTGGTCACCGGCGCCGGCCGGTCCTTCTCCGGCGGCCAGCAGCAGCGGCTGCGCCTGGCCCGGGCCCTGATCGCCGACCCGGACACGCTGATCCTGGTGGAGCCGACGAACGCGGTGGACGCGTGGACCGAGGCCCGGATCGCCGACCGGCTGCGGGTGGCCCGGCTCGGCCGGACCACGGTGATCTGCACCTCCAGTCCACTGCTGCTGTCCCATGCCGATCAGGTCTGGTACGTGGAGCACGGCCGGGTGGTGGCGACCGGGCAGCACACCGAACTGCTGGAGACGGTGCCCGGTTATGCCCGTCTGGTGGGCCGTGAGGAGAAGGCGTGA
- the tsaD gene encoding tRNA (adenosine(37)-N6)-threonylcarbamoyltransferase complex transferase subunit TsaD, which translates to MRDEPLVLGIETSCDETGVGIVRGHTLLADALASSVEQHARFGGVVPEVASRAHLEALVPTMQRALDEAGVTLADVDAIAVTSGPGLAGALLVGVAAAKGYALAAEKPIYGVNHLAAHVAVDTLEHGPLPEPAIAMLVSGGHSSLLLVDDLTAGVTPLGATIDDAAGEAFDKVARLLGLGFPGGPIIDRSAREGDPASIVFPRGLTAAKDQAAHRFDFSFSGLKTAVARWVEARERAGEPVPVADVSASFQEAVCDVLTAKAIDACRSTGVKTLVIGGGVAANSRLRVLAEQRAAKHGILVRVPRPALCTDNGAMVAALGSHLVAAGVAPSRLDLPADSAMGLTAVSVPG; encoded by the coding sequence ATGCGTGACGAGCCCCTGGTCCTCGGGATCGAGACCTCCTGCGACGAGACCGGTGTCGGCATCGTGCGCGGCCACACCCTGCTCGCGGACGCGCTGGCGTCCAGTGTGGAGCAGCATGCCCGGTTCGGTGGGGTGGTGCCGGAGGTGGCCAGCCGTGCCCATCTGGAGGCGCTGGTCCCGACGATGCAGCGGGCCTTGGACGAGGCCGGTGTGACGCTCGCCGACGTGGACGCGATCGCGGTGACGAGCGGCCCTGGTCTGGCCGGTGCGCTGCTGGTCGGGGTGGCGGCGGCGAAGGGTTACGCGCTGGCCGCGGAGAAGCCGATCTACGGCGTGAACCACCTGGCCGCACATGTGGCGGTGGACACGCTGGAGCACGGCCCGCTGCCGGAGCCGGCGATCGCGATGCTGGTTTCCGGCGGGCATTCGTCGCTGCTGCTGGTCGACGATCTGACGGCGGGGGTGACCCCGTTGGGCGCGACCATCGACGACGCGGCCGGTGAGGCGTTCGACAAGGTGGCTCGGCTGTTGGGGCTGGGGTTCCCGGGCGGCCCGATCATCGACCGGTCGGCGCGCGAGGGCGATCCGGCGTCGATCGTGTTCCCGCGGGGCCTGACGGCGGCGAAGGATCAGGCCGCGCACCGTTTCGACTTTTCGTTCTCGGGGCTGAAGACGGCGGTGGCGCGCTGGGTGGAGGCCCGGGAGCGGGCCGGCGAGCCGGTGCCGGTGGCGGACGTGTCGGCGAGTTTCCAGGAGGCGGTCTGTGACGTGCTGACCGCGAAGGCGATCGACGCCTGCCGGTCCACCGGAGTGAAGACGCTGGTGATCGGCGGCGGGGTGGCGGCGAACTCGCGGCTGCGGGTGCTGGCCGAACAGCGGGCGGCGAAACACGGGATCCTGGTACGCGTACCGCGCCCGGCTCTCTGCACCGACAACGGCGCGATGGTGGCCGCGCTCGGCTCGCATCTGGTGGCGGCCGGAGTGGCACCGAGCCGTCTCGATCTGCCGGCGGATTCCGCCATGGGTTTGACCGCGGTGAGTGTGCCGGGGTAG
- the rimI gene encoding ribosomal protein S18-alanine N-acetyltransferase, translating to MSELPEAVEESSHNQNPLAPARDSGGYAIERFRWWHIDEVLPIEEDLFGPEKWSPAMFWNELATRQFYLVAYTRTHDGVVGYAGLSVVDEDESWVQNIAVRRDAQRLGIGRGLLEALLAEAARQGTRKTLLEVAVDNAPAQKLYATYGFEPVGIRRGYYQPSNTDALVMMRDA from the coding sequence ATGAGCGAGCTGCCCGAAGCCGTCGAAGAATCCAGTCACAACCAGAACCCCCTCGCGCCCGCCCGCGACTCCGGCGGTTACGCCATCGAGCGTTTCCGCTGGTGGCACATCGACGAGGTGCTGCCGATCGAAGAGGACCTCTTCGGCCCGGAGAAGTGGTCCCCCGCGATGTTCTGGAACGAACTCGCGACCCGGCAGTTCTATCTGGTGGCCTACACCCGCACTCATGACGGCGTGGTCGGCTACGCCGGTTTGTCCGTTGTGGACGAGGACGAGTCGTGGGTGCAGAACATCGCGGTCCGGCGGGACGCGCAGCGGCTCGGGATCGGCCGGGGGCTGCTGGAGGCGCTGCTCGCCGAGGCGGCCCGGCAGGGGACCCGGAAAACGCTGCTGGAGGTGGCGGTGGACAACGCTCCGGCGCAGAAGCTCTACGCGACGTACGGATTCGAGCCGGTCGGCATTCGGCGCGGCTACTACCAACCCAGTAACACCGACGCCCTGGTGATGATGCGTGATGCGTGA
- the tsaB gene encoding tRNA (adenosine(37)-N6)-threonylcarbamoyltransferase complex dimerization subunit type 1 TsaB, translating into MLVLALDTATPASTAALVEVTADGLVGVVERRTVDPRAHGEKLAPEIAAALAKAGFRPRDLTAIVAGVGPGPYTGLRVGLATAASMGQALGIPTYGVCSLDALGRAAGPGRVLIATDARRREVYFATYADGVRVTGPEVAKPADVAVLLAGAVATSLAGAADRAAGEGALKYGDVFGVPVEEHLLYPPGAALVAIAVERIREGAPSEILTPLYLRRPDAVEPAARKSVLT; encoded by the coding sequence GTGCTGGTACTCGCTCTGGACACCGCAACTCCCGCGTCGACCGCGGCTCTCGTCGAGGTGACCGCGGACGGTCTGGTGGGCGTGGTGGAACGGCGGACCGTCGACCCGCGCGCCCACGGGGAGAAACTCGCTCCCGAGATCGCCGCCGCCCTCGCCAAAGCCGGATTCCGGCCCCGCGACCTCACCGCGATCGTGGCCGGGGTCGGCCCGGGGCCGTACACCGGCCTGCGGGTCGGGCTGGCCACTGCGGCGAGCATGGGGCAGGCGCTGGGCATCCCGACCTACGGGGTGTGCTCGCTGGACGCTCTGGGGCGGGCCGCGGGTCCGGGGCGGGTGCTGATCGCGACCGACGCGCGGCGGCGCGAGGTCTACTTCGCGACCTACGCCGACGGTGTCCGGGTGACCGGCCCCGAGGTGGCCAAACCAGCCGACGTGGCGGTGCTCCTCGCGGGCGCGGTGGCGACCTCGCTGGCCGGGGCTGCGGACCGGGCCGCCGGTGAAGGGGCTTTGAAATACGGCGATGTGTTCGGCGTTCCGGTGGAGGAGCACCTGCTCTATCCGCCGGGCGCCGCGCTGGTCGCGATCGCCGTCGAGCGGATCCGCGAGGGCGCGCCGAGTGAGATCCTCACGCCGCTCTATCTGCGGCGCCCGGACGCGGTCGAGCCGGCCGCCCGGAAGTCGGTGCTGACCTGA
- a CDS encoding uracil-DNA glycosylase, which produces MNLTELLPAEWRDELTPHLDTAATAALGTWVAEEYATQTVYPPVEDLFAAYRLCSPAQTRVLILGQDPYHGPGQAHGLSFSAREGVRRPPSLSNIFKELTEDLGVPKPASSDLTGWAKQGVLLLNAVLTVRAAKAGSHGNKGWEAFTDATIKALNERDERIVFLLWGSYAKKKAVLVTNPAHVVLEAGHPSPLNRVGFLGSRPFSAANKALADGGRPVIDWDPAATV; this is translated from the coding sequence GTGAACCTGACCGAGCTTCTCCCCGCCGAGTGGCGAGACGAGCTGACTCCCCACCTCGACACGGCCGCGACCGCCGCGCTGGGCACGTGGGTGGCCGAGGAGTACGCGACACAGACCGTCTACCCCCCGGTGGAGGACCTGTTCGCGGCGTACCGGCTGTGTTCCCCGGCGCAGACCCGGGTGCTCATTCTCGGTCAGGACCCCTACCACGGTCCCGGCCAGGCGCACGGCCTCAGCTTCAGCGCCCGCGAGGGGGTGCGCCGTCCGCCGTCCCTGAGCAACATCTTCAAGGAGCTCACCGAGGACCTCGGTGTCCCCAAGCCGGCCAGCAGCGACCTGACCGGGTGGGCGAAACAGGGTGTGCTGCTGCTCAACGCGGTTCTGACGGTCCGGGCGGCCAAGGCCGGCTCGCACGGCAACAAGGGCTGGGAGGCGTTCACCGACGCCACCATCAAAGCCCTCAACGAGCGTGACGAGCGGATCGTCTTCCTGCTCTGGGGCAGTTATGCGAAGAAGAAGGCGGTGCTGGTCACCAACCCGGCGCACGTCGTCCTGGAAGCCGGCCACCCGAGCCCGCTGAACCGGGTCGGTTTCCTCGGCAGCCGCCCGTTCAGCGCCGCCAACAAGGCGCTCGCCGACGGCGGACGGCCGGTCATCGACTGGGACCCGGCGGCCACGGTCTAG
- the tsaE gene encoding tRNA (adenosine(37)-N6)-threonylcarbamoyltransferase complex ATPase subunit type 1 TsaE gives MKLETVEDTREFGRRLAGVLRAGDLVLLTGPLGAGKTAMVQGIGAGLGVQGPITSPTFVIARVHRGPLPLVHADAYRLGERPDPRAEIDDLDLDASADDAVTVIEWGAGMVEQLNDEYLQIRIDRLDDDTRVVDLRPHGGDWAHRLETM, from the coding sequence GTGAAACTGGAGACGGTCGAGGACACCCGCGAGTTCGGGCGACGGCTCGCCGGTGTGCTGCGCGCCGGTGACCTGGTCCTGCTCACCGGGCCGCTCGGCGCCGGCAAGACCGCGATGGTCCAGGGCATCGGCGCCGGCCTGGGTGTGCAGGGGCCGATCACCTCGCCGACGTTCGTGATCGCCCGGGTGCACCGGGGGCCGCTGCCGCTGGTGCACGCCGACGCCTACCGGCTGGGCGAGCGGCCCGACCCGCGGGCCGAGATCGACGACCTGGACCTGGACGCCTCCGCCGACGACGCGGTCACCGTGATCGAGTGGGGCGCCGGGATGGTCGAGCAACTGAACGACGAATATCTGCAGATCCGCATCGACCGGCTGGACGACGACACCCGGGTCGTCGACCTCCGGCCGCACGGCGGCGACTGGGCACACCGACTGGAGACCATGTGA
- a CDS encoding alpha/beta fold hydrolase, giving the protein MNRSRVVKGAGIFGAAVGVAAAGLATAFAVERALVRRSVNEPGDPYVEEPFGDQPFDHERTVTAADGTDLHVEIIEPAGATDEPTIVFVHGFALDMGTFYFQRKELAERGTHRMVFYDQPGHGKSSHLKSGTYDLAALGRSLAAVLEETVPHGRIILVGHSMGGMTIMAFAEQFPAWFGNRVTGVVLISTSAGLFDKAKLGITNLVARFSSPFFPLWDKAAQLGGGTIDRARVVSTDLAWLLTRRYGFGEPKPSPTLVTFVESMNSKTSAETLTKYLQTLYTHNRVPALSVLRGVPVLVVVGDRDYLTPLTHSEQIIANLPEAELLTIENSGHVVMLEKADQVNAALIPFLEKLT; this is encoded by the coding sequence GAGCGGGCGCTGGTGCGCCGTTCGGTCAACGAGCCCGGTGATCCCTACGTCGAGGAGCCCTTCGGCGACCAGCCCTTCGATCATGAGCGGACGGTGACCGCGGCCGACGGCACCGACCTGCACGTGGAGATCATCGAGCCGGCCGGGGCGACCGACGAGCCGACCATCGTCTTCGTGCACGGGTTCGCCCTCGACATGGGCACCTTCTACTTCCAGCGCAAGGAGCTGGCCGAGCGCGGGACACATCGGATGGTCTTCTACGACCAGCCCGGTCACGGGAAGTCGAGCCACCTGAAATCGGGGACGTACGATCTGGCCGCTCTGGGCCGTTCGTTGGCCGCCGTGCTGGAGGAGACGGTGCCGCACGGCCGGATAATCCTTGTCGGCCATTCGATGGGCGGCATGACGATCATGGCGTTCGCCGAGCAGTTCCCGGCCTGGTTCGGTAACCGGGTCACCGGCGTGGTGCTGATCTCCACCTCGGCCGGTCTGTTCGACAAGGCCAAACTCGGCATCACCAACCTGGTGGCCCGGTTCAGCTCCCCGTTCTTCCCGCTGTGGGACAAGGCGGCCCAGCTCGGCGGCGGCACCATCGACCGGGCCCGGGTCGTCTCCACCGACCTGGCCTGGCTGCTGACCCGGCGGTACGGGTTCGGCGAGCCGAAGCCCAGCCCGACCCTGGTGACCTTCGTCGAGAGCATGAACTCGAAGACGTCGGCCGAGACCCTCACGAAGTATCTGCAGACCCTCTACACCCACAACCGGGTCCCGGCACTGTCCGTGCTGCGCGGCGTCCCGGTGCTGGTCGTCGTCGGTGACCGGGACTATCTGACCCCGCTGACCCACTCCGAGCAGATCATCGCGAACCTGCCCGAGGCCGAGCTGCTCACCATCGAGAACAGCGGCCACGTGGTGATGCTGGAGAAAGCCGACCAGGTCAACGCCGCACTGATCCCCTTCCTGGAGAAATTGACGTGA